The following coding sequences are from one Panicum hallii strain FIL2 chromosome 5, PHallii_v3.1, whole genome shotgun sequence window:
- the LOC112893348 gene encoding proline-rich receptor-like protein kinase PERK8 yields MGYGHVDPFLPPQQPLQAAAYHVAPQGDYGQPQAQPAPRPPGCPYSSSASAPPVSASYHSSPPAASPPPVSSPPPATPPPEPFPSSPPPPTPLPPTPALSPPPPDAPPPSLPPSPSPSPPPSPPQAPPPPLASDQPRVQPRVYPSPPPPSLPPPPPPAVSPPSPAPSNSPSPSPAPAAQAPAPARVAAHSPPPPRTVSPPPPHYHVKPHYTPRSPPKSHSNSTHAASGSGKNIEISREAATTIVALAGLAMLSFIGATIWFVKKKRRRIEPPATLPTQQPAPPPPPNYIPSSAGSSLASDGFYLRSPGYPFMRYSTGSHGFPYSPADSGIGYSHMLFTPENLAAITDDFAEENLLGEGGFGCVFKGILPDGRPVAVKKLKVGNGQGEREFKAEVDTISRVHHRHLVSLVGYCIADGQRMLVYDFVPNNTLYYHLHVSEAALDWRTRVKIAAGAARGIAYLHEDCHPRIIHRDIKSSNILLDNNFEAQVSDFGLARLAADSNTHVTTRVMGTFGYLAPEYALSGKLTAKSDVYSFGVVLLELITGRKPVDASQPLGDESLVEWARPLLLKAIEHREFGDLPDPRMENRFDENEMFHMIGAAAACIRHSAAMRPRMGQVVRALDSLADSNLNNGLQPGRSEVFLEPQSEEIRLFQLREFGSRDCSDELSQTSWRSRRDL; encoded by the exons ATGGGCTACGGGCACGTCGATCCCTTCCTGCCACCGCAGCAGCCGCTGCAGGCGGCGGCGTACCACGTCGCGCCGCAGGGGGACTACGGCCAGCCGCAAGCGCAGCCGGCTCCGCGGCCGCCGGGCTGTCCGTACTCGTCGTCCGCTTCGGCGCCGCCGGTCTCGGCGTCTTACCATTCTTCGCCTCCGGCGGCGTCGCCTCCTCCGGTAAGCAGCCCACCTCCGGCGACCCCTCCACCGGAGCCATTTCCGTcatcgccaccgccgccaaCACCATTGCCGCCGACGCCGGCATTGTCGCCTCCCCCGCCTGACGCTCCCCCTCCGTCGCTTCCGCCATCGCCGTCGCCGTCACCACCCCCGTCGCCGCCTCAAGCCCCGCCTCCTCCGCTGGCGTCGGACCAACCGCGCGTTCAGCCCCGTGTATACCCATCACCGCCACCGCCGTCACttcccccaccgccgcctcccgccgTCTCGCCGCCATCACCCGCTCCATCCAACTCACCATCGCCGTCACCTGCTCCAGCTGCACAAGCTCCAGCCCCCGCGCGTGTTGCTGCCCATTCGCCACCCCCGCCGAGAACCGTCTCTCCACCGCCTCCGCACTATCACGTCAAGCCACATTACACGCCACGGTCGCCCCCAAAGTCGCATTCGAACTCGACCCATGCAGCCAGTGGCAGCGGCAAGAACATTGAGATATCGAGGGAGGCGGCCACCACCATTGTAGCACTTGCTGGTCTTGCTATGCTCAGCTTTATTGGCGCCACCATTTGGTTCGTCAAGAAAAAGCGCCGGCGGATAGAGCCTCCGGCGACATTACCCACACAGCaaccagctcctcctccaccgcccaaCTACATTCCATCTTCAGCCGGATCCTCACTAGCATCAG ACGGGTTCTACTTAAGGTCACCAGGGTATCCTTTCATGAGGTACAGTACTGGAAGCCATGGTTTTCCGTACTCCCCGGCTGACTCTGGGATTGGGTATTCCCATATGCTGTTCACGCCAGAGAATTTGGCAGCAATCACAGATGACTTTGCAGAGGAGAACCTTTTGGGAGAAGGTGGATTTGGGTGTGTGTTTAAGGGCATTTTGCCGGATGGTCGCCCTGTAGCTGTCAAGAAGCTCAAAGTCGGGAATGGGCAAGGCGAGCGTGAGTTCAAGGCTGAAGTTGATACTATCAGCAGAGTACATCATAGACATTTGGTTTCGTTAGTAGGCTATTGCATTGCGGATGGCCAGCGGATGCTTGTTTATGATTTTGTTCCCAACAACACACTTTATTACCACCTCCATG TAAGTGAAGCAGCGCTTGATTGGCGGACAAGGGTTAAGATTGCAGCTGGAGCAGCCCGAGGAATTGCTTACCTGCATGAAGATT GTCATCCACGTATTATACATAGAGATATTAAATCATCCAATATTTTGTTGGATAACAACTTTGAAGCTCAG GTTTCTGATTTTGGGCTTGCAAGGTTAGCGGCTGATTCCAATACACATGTCACCACACGTGTCATGGGGACATTTGG GTATTTGGCTCCAGAGTATGCATTGTCAGGGAAGTTGACAGCAAAATCTGATGTATATTCTTTTGGAGTAGTTCTTTTGGAGCTTATTACAGGAAGAAAACCTGTTGATGCTTCTCAGCCATTGGGAGATGAAAGTCTGGTCGAATGG GCTCGCCCCCttctgctgaaggcaatcgagCATCGGGAATTTGGGGACCTTCCCGACCCAAGGATGGAAAACAGATTCGATGAAAACGAGATGTTTCATATGATAGGAGCTGCAGCTGCATGCATTCGTCATTCTGCAGCGATGAGACCGCGGATGGGGCAG GTGGTTAGAGCACTAGATAGTTTAGCAGACTCTAACTTGAACAATGGCCTTCAACCCGGCCGCAGCGAGGTGTTCTTAGAGCCGCAGTCGGAGGAGATTAGACTGTTCCAGCTGAGGGAATTCGGCAGCCGGGACTGTAGCGACGAGTTGAGCCAAACCAGCTGGAGAAGCCGAAGAGATTTGTAA